ATAACTACCTTGTCAGGATGTAgaggagaaagatccaagtcgggagcGATAACTCTGACTTGCTCTAAGAAAATTCTCCAAGACTCCTCAGCGCCCTCAGcgatagagtcctccaactcggcataaGCATTCCGAGAGTTCAGCAAATCCTTCCTCACAGCCACAATATCTCGGAATAAACTTTGGTAACTCTCCTGGGCTGTCTTCCTCAAATTCGCCTCCAGGGTAAGTTGGGCCTGCAGCTGGCTCTCCTTCTCCCGAAGGCTATCCCTCTCCTCCCTCAACTTATCCCTCTCTtccttcaactccctctcatgtttttgaaaaacaagAAGCCTCCCCTCCAGCTCCTCAACCTTTGAGGTTGCCCCCAAAGAGCTGAGGGGAGTCTTCTCGCTCTGGCTCGGAGAGAAGTTGGGCAGAAGGGAGTGGTCGGGACAAACTTGAGGAAGAGATTATAATAGGCTGAGAGGGAGTACCCACAGTcttaggaggaggaggaggaggaggggaGGGGATTGCCTTGGCACCACCGGACCTAGCCCGGGACTTTGCTTTGGCCTCCTGGACCCTCTGGTAGGACTCCTGAGCATTCCTTTTTGCCATATCTACAAAAGAAACAACTAACAAAAGTTACAAGTCGGTAGAATGCAAGTCGGCAGAAACAACTCGGAAATAAAGAATGCATGCACTACCTAGTTGAGATTGAACAAAATTCGGTGCTCCCTGGAGAATTTTCCTGGTATCCaagtatggggccctcccccacgctTCTCGAAAAAACCCCACGATGGCCGCCTCCACCTCATCCAGGTCATCAGGACCATACTTTTCACAAGAGGAAGGCGGCGACCAATAAAGGGGGAAGCGAGGGGAGGAATGCtcatccaggaaaaaggggtggtgaccctctacggcttgtactttgaaaaagaagttctTGAAGTTGTGAAAAgattcgtcaaaaagggtgaaaatcctccgaccttgtatggctctGAAGGATACCCATTGCTGTTTGTTgtttagcccactaaagggctcagtcatatgaaagagaaagaaaaaaatcctcaaagaggtcgggAAGTCCAGAGCATGGCTAATAAACTGATAGATCTTCAAAAAACtccaagaattggggtgaagttgagtaGGGGCAACTCTACAGTGATGCAAAACAGATATCTCGAAATccgagaaaggaagaaaaacacccaagcgggtgatcatacattcatacataaagaaaaaatgagggacCGCCTCATTTTCTCTCCCAAAACAGACCCGGTCTTCAGGACCCGGGATTATCAGTTCATATTTTGGCTCGTCCTCCTCCGAAGTACAGAGCCTGTGATGAGTACGAAGATGAGTGATGAACTCAGCATCGACCAACGGTTCCTCCCCAAGGACCGTAANNNNNNNNNNNNNNNNNNNNNNNNNNNNNNNNNNNNNNNNNNNNNNNNNNNNNNNNNNNNNNNNNNNNNNNNNNNNNNNNNNNNNNNNNNNNNNNNNNNNNNNNNNNNNNNNNNNNNNNNNNNNNNNNNNNNNNNNNNNNNNNNNNNNNNNNNNNNNNNNNNNNNNNNNNNNNNNNNNNNNNNNNNNNNNNNNNNNNNNNNNNNNNNNNNNNNNNNNNNNNNNNNNNNNNNNNNNNNNNNNNNNNNNNNNNNNNNNNNNNNNNNNNNNNNNNNNNNNNNNNNNNNNNNNNNNNNNNNNNNNNNNNNNNNNNNNNNNNNNNNNNNNNNNNNNNNNNNNNNNNNNNNNNNNNNNtaaccgcttcataaagccatatcttaacctccccaagataatagggacggttagcaccctaaagatacggcactacttcaacggtggttattggctcaccactataaatacactgacacccctcaggtatctctaagttcaatactctctagacctgctcacactcttgctaacttaggcatcggagtgtctttgcaggtaccaccccccattcattCGCGagaacaagtcggacggagtctCCCGAGTTGCAGATCCACCCGGAGTTCTCCTCCTTCATACACTTGAGCCGCCAAACGCCATCCGTcgtattaatctccggttacctaccgtaacaaaaatattatttaaaattttttaattattaattttatataaaaataattatataaaaatcttgACCTTCCTAATTATTATTTGAGTAAGGTAAAATGTAATATGTGCATTGTTGAGTTGTAAATGATTAAATGGCAACAAAGTCCAACTCAAAAGATGAAAAGTCAGGCATTTAAATTTTTCAGTTCTCTCGTCAGAATCACTTTAGAGTTTAGCGGTAACTGATTGGAAAAATGAAGGAACAAAACGAGGCAGCAGTtaatatattcttaaaaaaaatttcacaagcaacttcatatttttttaatacaaaaaagaaacataaatatttaatttatattttatagaagttttataaataaaatagaaataaacaatATTAGTCTTAACTCTTATTTTTGTCCTGGAATTCTACCAGTAGAGTGtatgaaagaaaataataaataaaacagaagagttaatgattattaaaattaaaatatttatctatATATTTTATGAGTTTAAACTTGTTTTTTTAACAGTgtcaaatatttttagttttttaattatatatttttttaaataattattcacgtaaataatataaaaaaattatttttactacaCAATTGAATACATCTGTTTTATATATAACATATTGAAGCATcaagagaaaaattaaagagaaacaaATTTAGGATTAGCTACACCCTGTTtatacataattaaattaaattcacccgtttattattatttttagtattattgaaaagaaaattcaatTATCCCCCTAAATATTTCTCTCTAAAAAAAGCAGTGGTTTCGCTCCTTTTTGCAAATTCTCTTCTGATGTGACGGTGTGTGAGAGTGACGCATGCTTTGAAGCTTTTTTCCCTTCTCAAACTCTCTGAAACCTGAGAGTGGAGAGAGCCACAGCTTTTAACAATGAAGGTGCTTGTGTGGCTTGGCATTGTAATAAAGCTTGTTGTTCTGTCAAGCAATGCCTCTGAAGCGGTTGAGCATCATTACGTGAATGCAAGTGATCTCAACTTGTTGGAGGCACACGAAGCTGAAGCGTCCTTAGCTGGAAGGGGTGCCTACACTCTTATGGTACCACTTACCCTTATTCAAACTGCTGCTGCTAAAGGAGCAGGTACACTACTCTCTACTCTCAAAACttgtaattatatttattttattttctaagcaAGCATCTTCTGAGTCTAAAattcatttaattgcttttcaagtaacattttgaaaccctgcattcctctctctctctgttttttttAATTGCCTGTTACTTAGCATTTACATAATCTATTGAAAGTAggattctttattttatttatttatttatctatttttgcCTTCATTTTAATGTGATTTCTTCGGAATGTTTTCTGAGATTTTTTTTAGGcttaagtgttttttttttataatgaacgAATGTACATAAAAAAACTAATGCTTTTTATTTACGAATCTACATAATTggattcttattttattttttgacagTTTGTTTGGATGGATCATTGCCTGGTTACCATTTACATCGAGGATATGGATCAGGAGCAAATAGCTGGATCGTTAATTTAGAGGTACCACATAATAATCTTTCATTCAATTAGTTAGATTTGTGcactgttttcattttcttttgcaTGTGAAGTGTTCTGTGAGTTAAAATAGTATCTTTATGTTTGTTTATAACTGTATTCACTATTCACCTACTGGACTATAAAGGTTTCTATTGATAGGGTGGAGGATGGTGTAATGATGTCAGGACATGCATTTATCGTAAGAAAACTCGGCGCGGATCTTCAACATTCATGGAAAAGGAGATACCTTTTACAGGAATATTAAGCAATAAGGCTGAACAAAATCCAGGTTTCCATTCAATTGAACTACTTTGATTGCtccctttgtgtttttcctatGTAGTTAACCATCTCGTTCGACTTCTTGTTCGTTTGTGATTGTAGATTTTTTCAACTGGAACAGAGTGAAGATTCGTTATTGTGATGGTGCCTCTTTCGCTGGGGACAGTGAACATAAGGTAGATTTTGAATCTGAGAGTCATAGAAATGAAATGCGGTTGCCTTGAACTTAAGTTTGGCATGCTTCTTTGAGATTCCGTAAATATATGAAGGTCTAAAATGAGTGAATGTAAATGTTCCTAGAGCACGCTTTAAATTGTATATCTAAATACATAAGCTGTCGAATCTGGTTTCACCAATTTCccaaagaaaaatgttaggtGACCAACACTTTTTCCTGGTTTTCGTCTTACATTTGAACCAACACTAGTcaactctctctctttttttttacactaaaaatgTTGGTCCTCTAGTATTTCCCATTGGATACAAGTTTGGTGTATATTTGCACAATTTTGTTGTGAAAAAGCTGTATGATTAACATATGTGGGAGATAACACATTGGTAAGAACATTCATAGAATAAGGGTTACCACACAAAACTAAGTGAATGTTGTCTACTGAGATAGGCTGCACGTCTGCAATTCCGAGGACAGCGCATTTGGATGGCTGCAATGGAAGATCTGATGTCGAAGGGAATGCGTTTTGCTCGGCAGGTTGTATTCATATCTGCAGATATACTGATACTGAAATTATACTTTCTTTCTACTCCCAGTTAAATGCAACTATTGTGCTCCAGGCTCTACTTTCTGGATGCTCAGCTGGTGGTCTGGCTACCATCATACACTGCGATGAATTCCGAGGTCTGTTTCCAAGGAGTACAAAAGTGAAGTGTCTCAGTGATGCTGGGCTATTTCTTGACGCGTAAGTTGCTAACTGCGGTATTTCATACAATCAATGCCAATTTCCATCATGACTGCATCATTTTGGACATTTTTTGTCCTCAAATTAACTGCTTACTTGTTTCTCCCTCCGAATTATAGGACCGACGTATCTGGTGGACATACACTCAGGGATTTTTTCAGTGGTGTTGTAGGGTTGCAGGTATATCACTGTTTTTCTTAGGAAACCAAGTTATTATAGCATGAAagcaaaaatatattataaacttGCCACTTCGTTTTAATATACTCTTGAAAAAGTTTGACAGTTGAATTTGGGCTTCTACTATTTCAGAATATTAGAAAGAACTCACTTTGTTTGCAGTTACTGAATTTCAGAAACCTTTGTTTAACATGAAAATATTATGTACCAAATTAGAATTCTGTATGGTATGCAAATTGGTCTTTTGACATGGTTATAACTTCCTCAGCATTTTTGTCCATTTATTGCAGGGAGTGCAGAAGAATCTGCCGCGTACTTGTACCAATCACCTTGATCCCACATCGGTAATCATTGATATCCCTTAGTCTACAAATTTGGACATATCAAATTTTCAGATGAATGAACATGCACATTGCACGAATGATCCATAATTGTTGTTTGCTCTGAGTTAAACTtgcacttttgtttcttcttcttctctcccttttttttttcagtgcTTCTTCCCTCAGAACTTGATTGCCGGTATAAGAACCCCACTCTTCATTCTCAACACTGCCTATGATTCATGGCAGGTAAATGTCTGTTTTCGTCTCGTACTGCTTGTCCTCTTAACTCCTTATGAGTCATAGGATGTGGTTGCTGGTAGTGTTTATCCATTAAATCAAGTTTTGTAGACTAAACAGATATATTTTGCTTGTCATCAGATCCAGTCAAGCTTAGCTCCAACGACAGCAGACCCAAGTGGCAATTGGCACGATTGTAGAAAAGATTATTATAGGTGTTCTGGTTCACAGATCCAGTTTCTACAAGGTGGTTTGATGCCTGAGAGATTGCTTTTGTTAGAAGCAAAAGGGGTCTCCGACAAACTAATCAGTGTGCTAACTAACTCATTTCATTGTCTCTATTGCACAGGTTTCAGGAATGAAATGTTGAATTCTATGAAAGGCTTCTCAAGATCAAATCAGAATGGAATGTTTATCAATTCATGTTTTGCTCACTGCCAATCCGAGAGGCAGGATACATGGTTTGCGGACAATTCTCCTGTCATTAGGGAAAAGGTATTCTATTTGCAATTTTATTAATCTCTAGTTTCTTTTCTAAGCTATCACCACTTGTTTGTTCTGTTAATAAAAATTCGTTAAACACAATTTTCCACTTTGAATAGATGTTTGTTGAGTTTTGATAAGTTACATAAAGCATTAGTTGTCttgaagtttaaattttatttttgacgcAATGAACCAAAAACATCCTTGTTTGAAGCAGTGTCAATACTGTGTTCATAATGGGTGTGTTTGGAAGCaaaaaattttggaattgattttatttgaattgaaaTGAATTGAATTGTAAATCAAATAATGTGTTTGGAATAAATGATATAAAATGAGAATATGGTCCTCTGGTGGTTGGAAGACTATTAGTCGAGGTCAGCCGGGTGGTCGATCTGGATGGGCCAATGGTCTGCTGGGATCGGCTTGGCTCCTTTTTCAAGCCCTTCTCTTTACAGAGAGGATTTGAGAttagttaattcttatttgtttTATGTATTACAAAGGATTTACAAGTCAAATCAATTCCAATTTCAAAGAGGATTTGTAGTATGTTACTATTACTACTTATCAGACTCAAAGTTGATCTTCATAACTTTGGTATGTTAATGTTATGCACTGATGATTTTTCTGATCTTCCATGTTATTGCCATTGAGATATACTTTTTTATTCATTCTGATCTTCCATGTTATCTGAAACTTTCTTACACCGCAAAATCTCTGTTCAGTTCTAACCTATATATATGCATTAATAAAATTGCAGGCAATTGCTCTGGCAGTTGGAGACTGGTTTTTCAACCGTGCTGTCGTTAAGGACATCGATTGTGCTTACCCTTGTGATAATACATGCCACAATCTGATCTTCAGATGAAgcaattttttatcaaattgtTCCAAATTCATTCACCACATTCATTTGGGCCTCTTCTCATCAAGAATCAGGATATATATTTTTCACCTAAAATTATTATACTAGGCAATTAAAGGGGGAGAAAAAAAGGTTGCTGAAAAGTGCAACAAGGTAGCGTTTCTCTGTGACCGAGTAGCTGGTGAAAGTGATTGTTGTGTATATGTTTAGTTGTGAATGCTTTGTTGCAGATATTGACAAATACTTGCATGTTCTTCGAGTACATTTAATGTATAGATTAATTTTAATCACTGAAAATAAAACTTTAGTGATTAAGATTGATCCGTCACCTTATAACTCGGTCTTTACTGTGCATTATGAGTTATAAATCGGCGTTAATTATCATTCATTCTTTGCTTGTAACTGACACCTTCATTACCAACTTAATGACCATCATTTTAATCTTAATGACCAAACGGTCATAACATGAATATCATTCATCAATTATATGCCTATAAAAGGAATCTTCTATATCTAATCTCAAAGAACAACATGATAAGTTCCATATCATATaatacattctatattcatagaattattataaatacAACATAATACATGATAACTTTCATTTCATatcttacattctatattcatagaattattatatacctcttaaacacttactgacttgagcgtcggagtgtcttttgcaggtacccaccCCCTTGTTCTCTCCTTGCCGACATATAACTCATCCCGACGAGAAGTTTGAAGACATTCATCGACGGACGAGCTATACACCGGCCAAACTCAGCAAGAACAAAGATTATTCTTGGAACACATTAAATATACTTAAGAAATTTGCAAGGAttctcataaaatatttttggttatcCAATATTTTTTTAGGTGATGGAGAGGCAATAAAACATTAGAATTAGGGACAGTTTGCATAATGTAACTTGGTAGTGATGATTGAACGAGATCATCTCAATCTCANNNNNNNNNNNNNNNNNNNNNNNNNNNNNNNNNNNNNNNNNNNNNNNNNNNNNNNNNNNNNNNNNNNNNNNNNNNNNTTATTGGTCAATGACGATTTTCTAAACGcatcaatataaatatatttgtgttataaatatatgtgttatGGATGTCTTATATTGTAaccttattttaaattttaaatagataGAATTAGTTAACCTAGCTAAGACAGTTAGCAATTAGATCTTAGGCTATAAATATCTCTTTTGTGGTGTTCTGTATACAacacaattattaataatattgtcCATTATTCttcctattttctttttttatctctCCTCTCAAACTCATTCTTATTTTCATAACACACCACACTTTAACCATCTGAGCTCTAAAGCTAAataattctttttctcttctacccactttattcttctaattttttttatgccaTCACCTGTGATCTTCTATACaatacaacaattttttttatgacatGGCCTATGATCGTCTTGTATGACATGTGATCGTCTTTTATGgctaagtaattttttttataccatAGCCTGTGATCATCTATACACattgatgattaattttttttttttaatgatttttctatGCAATACAAGCAAcccattcttctttttcttattcttttgacTACCTAACTCATTCATTAATAATTGTtttgtttgtaattttttaaaaatttggcaAAGCACTGCAAACAcgttatttaataattttttattgcttataatttatatttatcatcGGTTCcagtttattttataattaatttttttgtccttacctttttcttttattaatacgACCCCTTTTATTCATCCTAAAttgtttatttttcatttatataataattttttaatattaatattgtttTTCGAAGTGAATGATAATTAAATCATGTACATAATCATTTTTtgaaatgaataataattagaaTAATGCTACACATCCAAATCTTTTTGTTAACTGGATCCAATTAAGTTAgtttaatataacaaaaattaattataattattattatttcaaatcttattatttaacttagttagacttaatttataaaaagatttaaatatataatattattctaataattaatcataaatATAATCATTTTCTGAAGTgaatgataattaaattatgTACATAATCATTCTCTGATGTGAATGATAATTAATCATGTAAATTCCCCGGAAGTGAATgacaaataatttttcattctcGATAATGAAGGTATTATTtggtaatttatttaaattatttatattatcttaaaatagataatatatacTTTATCAATTTcttaaagtaaattaatttattttttttcttttttacttaatttttttatatgtattattaatattattattcttaattatttatttatttttatttaattttgttaataaatctATCGTGTCAAATTTGCAAAAGTTTAAATTTGCTACtcttgattaaaaaatttggaaatactataaaaaaaatgtatgaaGACCAAAAAACTGTATTATTGCCAGAGACCGACCCAGTGCATTGGAAATTAAGAAACAAAGTAAtagttttgtatatatatatatatatatatatttgcctccaatattattatactttttgccctacaaaaatttacaaaattttgtcttgagatttatattaaaaatcatttttattaaatttaatatataacaatatttattttgttaaatttaatttaatataaaattaaaaataagtaaataaattaactcaataaaaaattaatgaacaattttaatataatttttaaaattaagaaaaaatagtatctatctattaattaatattctttattttaaaattatatattatttttctaattttatctcTTAAATAATCTTGTTTGTAacaattatttttggattaaaaagtattttatgtcataaatattataacaaataaattttctaaCTCAACAGGTGGtaattaatatttgaaaattataatGAATAGTAGAGCAATTGTTTAAAAGCAtagaagttaattttaatatattaaatatgtatatttttttatatagtcatttaattacatttatttttttagataacaATTTTTAGGTGATGAatataaaaagttatttttttaattacaatacataattaaatagatgtataaaatttttaatctgatagtatatcaaaattaaattaaaaaatatataaaaatttaattattttaaaaagaaagggataaaaataattataaattaaatttctattattttatataagcATACTTTTTATATACAAGTTTAGTTTTTCtttagtatttatatataattctagtttcaaattataaatactagTATATCAATAAGCGCTAACGTGcaaattaattcatttttttattattaaatgtgtataaaaataaataaaagtaaaattagttagaatgacaagttatttataatttaattaagatattttaagttcaaatttaaaaaaaaatatttttttataaattatatataataaatagtattttaataATGAAAGGGTACATtaactctttttaatttttatatttttattatatttttagtataattaataatgcttaataacatttattttagtatagatATTTTTGCCCCTCATTCCTAAAATTTTCTGAGTCTGTAACTGATTATTACTTAAAACTCGTTATGAGTAGATACATTTAATGCTGCAAGATTTTAAAATAGTCTGTGAATATAATTTTGCacatttcaaaataaattttcaactgAAATTGTATGGTCAAGAAGTCACAGATGAGgatctaataaaattttttttttcacattccatacttCCAATATACTGCTACAACAACAGTATCgtgaaaagaattttaaaatatattttaatct
This sequence is a window from Arachis duranensis cultivar V14167 chromosome 2, aradu.V14167.gnm2.J7QH, whole genome shotgun sequence. Protein-coding genes within it:
- the LOC107473911 gene encoding pectin acetylesterase 12 — its product is MKVLVWLGIVIKLVVLSSNASEAVEHHYVNASDLNLLEAHEAEASLAGRGAYTLMVPLTLIQTAAAKGAVCLDGSLPGYHLHRGYGSGANSWIVNLEGGGWCNDVRTCIYRKKTRRGSSTFMEKEIPFTGILSNKAEQNPDFFNWNRVKIRYCDGASFAGDSEHKAARLQFRGQRIWMAAMEDLMSKGMRFARQALLSGCSAGGLATIIHCDEFRGLFPRSTKVKCLSDAGLFLDATDVSGGHTLRDFFSGVVGLQGVQKNLPRTCTNHLDPTSCFFPQNLIAGIRTPLFILNTAYDSWQIQSSLAPTTADPSGNWHDCRKDYYRCSGSQIQFLQGFRNEMLNSMKGFSRSNQNGMFINSCFAHCQSERQDTWFADNSPVIREKAIALAVGDWFFNRAVVKDIDCAYPCDNTCHNLIFR